GGAAGATGGAGAGTCCTATCAAAAACTATTTGGATAATATTCCTCACTTATCGTAAATATTTACGAGGGGCGTTTATTGGATTGTGTTAGTTGCACTATTATAATTTAATTGTTCAtgggatttaattttaaattaaattaatttggttTACACTTTTTTTACATAACAATATGTGATGGCCATTGTCTGCAGATGTATAAATGGGCATATCACAGTACTGTGATACGATAAAATATCTCTCataatttatctatttatatttaGTCGTGAAACCAATGATACTTAATTGTTTGAGGTAAGGGACATCACATTTTACTCCAATAACTGAGCACGAATCGCCAAATTGAATGAATGACAAAGCTTGCTCAAAAAGATGGTTGCAAATTGAAAAACAAGGTTAGGAGTTTAACCACGTAAAGACACTGGCTACGATGACGACCTTGCAGTTCGAACCTCAACGTCATTGCCTGCGCACGATAGTTAACACAAGATGATTCCCAGACAGCATAAAACAAATTGAAAGATCAAGTCAAAGAAACACAAATCACATTACAGGGGATGCTAGTGCCTGTATGAGTGTTGTTTCAAAGACAGGATGGAGAAAAATTAGCCAAGATGCAATCATCATTTCAGGAAGGAATGTGCCTATGAACCTCCGGTTTATCATCAACCTGACTGGCACAAGTTGGCATAGGAGAGAATACTGCGGTAGTATAGCAATTTTTCGCCTTGCGTTACTATGTCAACTGGAAAAGGGAGAGGGCTCTTCACGATGATTTATGTAAAAGTTTTGTTGCCCACATGCGACAAAATGACACTTACGGTAAGTGGTGAATTTGTTGCAGACTTGCTGTCTCAGAAATTTCTAGTTTCAAGAGGCATTTTTACTTTGCCAGACAAAAAATCATTTATAACAAATAGAACCCTTGCAAGTTAAAAGTGTTTGCCCATTAATCAGCATTGTGAGTTCTAGAAAGAactatattatacaaacaaaaacCGAGCAAGCGAACAGCATGCTACGATGATTATGGATGCAACAACTGGAGTGAAATAAAGTAGTTCCAGGTAATTTCAATTAGCTGCAATGCACTTATTCAGTTAACTTTATTTATAAACAGCTAATTAGGCGCCATTGCAATGACAcaagctttaaaaaaaaacaaatttagtAGAGACTTGAGATGATGTGCAGTATCCTCTAATGAAAACATCATGAATGGAGCCTAATTCCATAATTGCTATTGCCAGAAGTAACTAGCCTCAGTTAGCAGACATTGAAGAGATCAGATCCCTGAAAAGTTAAACTATACATGGCTGAAGAGACACATGGAAGCTAATATTACCCTATGAAGGGGGGAAACAATCTGCCAATCTGGTTTTATCAACGGCGTTAATAAAACCGGTCTAAATCCAAGTAAAACCCAATTTTTAATGGTTTCAGATCTGGAAAATTGTGCTGCTGTGAATGAAGATGAAGACTGAGGCTGTGAAATTTGTGATGTCTTGAAATTGCATTAACTTCTTAGATAAAGTAACCTGAATGCTCTAATAAACCTGAAGCTCAAGACTCTAGTCATGTTGGTGCCCTGGACGATCTAGTAGtagttgaaaatttgatttttgaacTAAAAACTATTCTCCAACATGAGTTTTGTTGTTATATAATATTAAGGGTATAGTATATAATTGGTCACTGATCATCATAATAGCTTTTGAAATAAGTGGTTAGTCCATCAACTTTAACATAGTAATAGACTACCATTTGAGATAAGTGGTGGAGCCCATCAACTTTAACATAGTCCCAGACATAGTATGAGTAGAAGAGTCAAGGTAATCTTGTCCGtgtcaaatatatatataatctcgGCAATTCAAGTGTTGGGTTTATGTCCCTCAAATGAAGTAGATCCACTCACACATGAAGGGGAAGTATCAATGGTGTAAATATATAGTTAGTCCCTTACCTGCTAAAGTTTTGAAAAAGACAGTTACACACCCAAAAAAAACATTGGTATGTGCACTCAAACAACAGGTTAAGATTATTAGCCACTGAGCAAGCAGTTTGCTTGCAGAGGCTTATTATCAAATACCAACTCCCaccaaaaatctttttaaagttaaAGAATGACCGATATGCAACCATAACCAAACTAAAAGATCAATTTGAAAAGTTTAGACCTTTAGGAAGTAATTTAATTCATGCTTTCAAGAGCAGtagcttattcttttatcttgttcgtttttttttacaattataaATTAAGATCAGCTCAACAACCTCTTGCTGACttaaatttggatcaataatCACTCTGAGCATAGCAGAATTGCTCACTCAAGGCTTGATATTCAAGTAGGGAAATCATACAATAACAGGGCAGTTGAGCAAATAGTTGGCATGTGAAACTACACATACCCTGATTTCTCTAAGAGCACCTCTTCCATTCCTGACCACAAAACTATTCTGTTAGTGGATCTGCTTAAGATGTAACCATGCATCTAAGCTGTGAAATTTGGAGAAAAGTGATTCCAACTAACAGTCAAAGACTATGTTTAGTTATACGTCAGAAGGCAATCAAACTTTCTGGAAGAGTAAACTCCAACTGAAACTGACCACCATATAAAACAGTCAACAGTATAAAGGCTCACTACTCAACAAAAGAGTGTGCTCAAATTGAGCACTTCGTTTACCATCTGCAGTAACTGCAGTCCATCCATCTGCCATAACAGATCACGCCAGACTCATGAAGATAATAACACTCCAACAATATAAACAAAATgatgaaaataaacacagaaatgcTGATCAACTCAAAACAATTACCTGCATTGATCATTGGTTATATTGTAAATGTCTGCCCGGCTTTCATGATACCAACAGCTTTATGTCCTTTGCAGGTGTCAAGGCAGCAATTCCATGAATAGAAACTTGATTAAAATGCATTGTTGAGGTTCTTAGCACAGGTCTAGACATCTTGTACGCCATCAGTAACATTAGATATCGAATAGCATAACCAAGTCCATGCACCTCATTTGTAAAAAGTTGTTCTTTTCAACATGCAAGAAGATGGACATGAATTCCGCATCAGatcccaaaagaaaaaaaaaatgaaatggagTTCAGATGTTTAATTCCAACAAAGAGTACGAAGACTGGACTTTGACATAGGAAGGATtacaataaaatattaagatTCCTACTGCATTCAAAGTCAACACATATTTAGTTCAGAAACTAATTTAGAATGAAGATTTTTTCTGTCAAGAAACTTCCGGACTTGCGCAATCAACAACACAGGAAAACCTGGATTAGAAACCGAATGAACTACTGTTGTCGGAGCTGGGAAAGGAATAGGGAAACGGAAGGGAGGGCAGAGGAGGTAGCTGACCGGGGTATTCGGAGACGAATTAGAAGCTCTCGGGGAAGGGACGACCAGATCGACAGATGGACTAGGGTTTTGGCGAATGATTCCCAGGAGAAGCCCTTTGGAACAGTGAGCATTTACCTTCGATTttactgagattcgaacccaGATTTCACGGTgggtgctagccactagaccgttaGAAGGAGAATTTTTTTCCATATCATGACAATTTGGCAAGTAGTTAACAGGGGTGTTTTTGAGAAATCTCAAAGATAGGGGTTTCTTTCGGATAATGACCATAAGGCGATTCTTGCCACCGCCCCTGCTTCCCCGTTCCTCCGCTCCGCCCGATGCAGGAAACGCCTGCTGCGGCGAAAACGGacggagggagagggagagggagagggcgaGCGGCACGAGCAGAGCATGACGGAAGCGGCCTGCAGGTGGCGACAAGGGAACCGATCGCGTTCGTTTCGCGCCTCGCTGCCCGTAGTTGTCAACAATGCGCCTCCCACGTGTCTCCCCCTCGCGCTGCATGCGGCTGCGCAAGGGCAGAGAGGAGAGAGGACTCGCGTCAGGcggcgccacctcctcctccatcCCCTCCCCTACCCTTCTTTTTAACCCCTCCTCGCCCCAATACTCCTCACGCAGCCCTCAATCGCATCCCGCAGCATGGGGACGACCTCCTCCCGCGCCGCCGCCTGCCTCGCCCTCCTCTGCTTCGCTTCAATGCTGCTGGCGATTTCGCCAGCCCTCGTCCCTGATGTCGATCCGACCATTTTGTTGCCGTCTGATCGGCCCATCCCTGATACCTCGGTGGAGGACGAGACGGGAACCACTTGGGCTCTTCTCGTGGCTGGCTCTTCGGGCTACGGAAACTATCGGCACCAGGTACGCGCCGCCCGTGACTGCGTTTTTTCGACGAACACATGGCCTGCGATAGAGGGCAGACTGAAGACGTCGGTTCGGTTTGTGGAAATGCAGGCGGACGTGTGCCACGCGTACCAGCTGCTGCGGAAAGGTGGGCTGAAGGAGGAGAACATAGTGGTGATGATGCACGACGACATCGCTGACAACCCGCTCAACCCCAGGAAGGGAGTCATCATCAATCACCCCCAGGGCCAAGATGTTTATGCTGGCGTCCCCAAGGTAGAAGGGGTCCTTGCTTCGTATTTGCTCTGATATGTCTTGTGTGCTCATTTAGTCGTTGGTGAACCTGCATACAATCCTCTTCTGTTTAGAGATGAAGTGAGTGGCCTGGTTTTCTTTGCCATGCCATGGAATGAAGAATTGAACTAAGATGATAGGTCCTGCTAGGAATTCAATCTCTTTTGTTAGTAACCTGAAGAGTAACAAAGTGTCCATACTGCATCATTTAGGCGTTAGTTGTTCTAGCTAGTGATAGTCTTGATGAAGCAATCTAATTAAAAACAACTTGACAAAAAAGTAAAACAAGAGAACATTGTCTTTAGGTGAATTACTTACCCTTTTGCTGGATCACCAAATAATCTTACCCTAATATACATCTGTTGTATTCTCCTTACAATGTCGAGTAGCAAAACTAGTGAAAGAAATTGATTAAAAGGGTAAGTAATTCACCTACACAGGGGAAGTCTTTTGAtgaaagcaaataaaaaaaaaaccttggATAAGATTTGGAGAAATGCCTAAAGATCCAGAGCCTCCAACCTCAGATTAGATgcaatgtacaaaaaaaaaatctttgaaattAGTAGCTTCATTGGTGAATAGCTGCAACCAAAGAGGATCAATAAGAGTAGGTTTGGCTTGTGAAAGAATGTGAAAGCTGATTTAGTTTCTTATGCTCTAAGGGAGTGATACAAAGGATTTGGATATTGTTATGCGCATGGTACACCGACTAAAATGTAGCTTTCTCAAACGGATTAGAGATGGGTTTGCAATTGGTATCTAAGCCACAGTAGGTTGAATCATTACAGAAGGGAGAATAGGTAGTTAACAGAGTTTGTCAGAAAATGGCTTCGAGGTGCTTCTGAGCAAGGAGAGCTATAACATTTTATTTTGGACCGCCTGAACACATCCATTTAGAGGAGTATCCCCAGGTTGATAGGGAGCATAGGCGTACAGGATGTCATCACAACCTCTACTAGTTGGACACGTGTCACCCTCTTATCTTATATCCTAAGTTAGTGTTGTTATTTTGTAATGTGTTGCTCCTCCCACATTTTGTGGTTTAGTCGGTCAAGATTGCTAACATTGTATTAGTGAAGGCACATCTTTTATACTATATGACACTTAGGTTCTCGTGCTATGTTATCGTGTTTGTGTAGTACCTAGATGTGGTGGTTTTATCATTTGAAGCCATATGACTTTTGCAGTGGGAAGATGAATCACTGAGAGAGAAACCAGGCCTAATAAAGGTCATCTCTAGTGTTTATTTTGTCTTGCTCATGTTCCAATTTTGGCATTGTGCTGTTGTAGAGGTGTCTGTTtggtagaggtgtctcacatAAGTGTCTCACATTGTACCAAAGCTATTTGACTGAGATGATTTTTGAGGCTGGTGAATTGTGATTATTGAAAGATGCAAGGACACAACAAAATGCATTTGGGCCATCGCCCTTCTGAAACTTCCTCTCTGGTTTTGAGGTAAGAGGCACATTTTGGCAATCCTAAAGAGTGGTGATGACAATTCCCAAGGTTTGCCAGCCTTTTTGCCGCCTTTCCTTCTAATTGGTTCTTCGCTCTTgaatttattttcattatttgAAACTTGTATACAAGAGCTGTTttgatatataattttataataataattcTATCTTATCTGTTCCTATCTAATTGCTTACTTGATCTTCTCTTGATTTTGTCTACcatgttcttgttttcttttcttgaCAGAACCCACTATGTTTATTGTGTATGTGCTAACATTGTCAACCATCTTTTGACATTAAAGGCTCGATTCTAGTGTTTAACACTGCTTATCTTAGGACTACACCAAGGAGCAAGTCAATACCAGGAACCTGTATGCAGTGATTTTGGGTGATAAGAGCGCTGTAGAAGGTGGAAGTGGAAAGGTCATAGAAAGTAAATCCAATGATAGGATCTTTATCTACTTCTCCGATCATGGAGGACCTGGGGTCCTTGGTAGGTTCCAACTTTCTGTGTCATTCTGATTGCCAACTTTTATGCTGGTTAATTATGCTGACATTTATTCAAATACAGGAATGCCCAATTTGCCATATCTTTATGCTGCTGAGTTCATTGAAGTATTGAAGAAGAAGCATGCATCCAAGAGTTACAAAGAAATGGTCAGACAATTGTACTGCATAGCAATTTAGCCCTATGGTTATGCTATACTATAAATAGAATTGCTGATCTTTGTTGGTGTTCGTTTGAACAGATTATTTATGTGGAAGCATGTGAGAGTGGCAGTATCTTTGAAGGTTTAATGCCAGAAGACCTTAATGTATATGTGACAACAGCATCCAATGCTGTTGAAAGCAGCTGGGGAACCTACTGTCCTGGGATGGATCCTCCACCACCACCGGAATATATGACTTGCCTTGGTGACTTGTACAGCGTTGCATGGATGGAAGACAGGTTTGAGTTTTATACCTAAACAAGTCATACCTGTTGTCAAGTTCAAAAGGTCTAAACATTTTATTGcatttgatttgttttttttttcatgttaatGGGCTGACATTAGATTATTTGGTTCCActgaggaattttttttttaaatgtatttccttCTTCAGTGATTTTGTTTCTTCGGAGATGAAACAACAAAGAGCCACTGAAGTACAACAAATTGGATTAGAGCATCGAATCCAAGTTCAATTGTTGAATTTTCTGATTAGCaacttagttttaattacaaGATGTTAGTGCATTACAGAATAGCTACACCTTTAAGTCTTGCTAATGACATAGCTTTGTTTGTTTAAAATTTCCCCAAGAAAATTTTGCTTCGGACATTAAATGCTTTTTACCTTTTACTCTTCTCAAAGCCATAACTTGGTCTTTCTTGAAAAACTTTGTCAAGAAATTAGCGTGTGGTGACTGTTGTCACAATAACAGATTGTAACTTTTACTGCTGCAAAAGTCATATCTTGGTTCTTAATTTTGACACACAGCCTGGTGTGCTAACTCATCTAAAAGATAAAAAGGAGCCAGAACTTCCATTTGTAATGGTATTCCTGCTTTTAAGGGTAGAAATCCTCCAAACATAGGAGCCTTTTCAATATGATGGCATTGCTAATCTTCTAATTATATTTATGGCAGTGAGAATCACAATCTAAAGGAGGAAACGGTTGGGAAACAGTATGAGTCAGTAAGTTCCTGTTAATCTCTATTATAGTCCTCTTCTTGTTTTTTTGAAGGGTTTCTCTGATAATGTGTTCAGGTGAAGATGAGGACATCAAACCAGAACACATACAGTGCAGGGTCTCATGTGATGGAGTATGGTGATAAGAATGTAAAACCTGAGAAGTTGTACCTTTACCAGGGCTTTGACCCTGCCAATGCCAATTTAACTGAGAATGCACTTCGCCTCAGCAAGCAGATGGGAGTCATCAATCAGAGAGATGCTGACCTCCTATTCTTATGGCACATGGTGAGTGAAGAACACTTCGTTTTCCCTtattatttttatgctatttccATTCGTGGCAATGATTTAACTTGGAGACTGAATGATTTAATAAGAACATTGTATCTTTGGTACCATTCTAAGGGCCTAGTACCAAGGGATGCGTGAGTGACCTTGATTTCTAGCATATTGATCGATAATGTTATATTTAACCCGTGAACTTGGAGCAGTGGAGAGAAAAACTATATACACGGATTTCATATGTAAGTAGGAAACATGGCAGTTTCAATTGGTTTTAACTATCAGTATTGTCTTTCAACTGATTTAGACCCATTTGTCGATCTTTTCATGCAGTTTCCATCTTTCAACACTGCAGATTCTGTTTTGGAGCACCTTTTAAACGCCTTGCATTGTTCTTATATCTTAACAACCTAGTGTTTGCTTTCAGTATGAAAGATTAGAGGAAGGGTCAAACAAAAAGAAGGAAATTCTCTCGGAGATCACTGAGATGATGATGCACAGAGCACACCTTGACAGTAGCATCGAACTCATCGGCAATCTAATTTTTGGATCTGATGTTGCACCTTCAGTCCTCAAAACCGTGAGGCCATCTGGCCAGGCTCTGGTTGATGATTGGGTTTGCTTGAAAACAATGGTAAATATTGTGCTCTAGCGTATTCATCTTCACAATCTATTTTATTAAACATGACCATGTGGTAACAAAAAACCTTAGGTCCAAGCATTCGAGTCGCATTGTGGATCGCTCACTCAATATGGCATGAAGTATATGCGAGCTTTCGCAAACATATGTAACGAGGGTGTCTCGAAGGATGCGATGGAAGAAGCTTGTGGTAATGTTTGTGGAAGCTACAACTCAGCTAAGTGGAGTCCCTTTATCCATGGCTACAGTGCATGATCTTGTATCTCAAAATTGCACACGTCTAGTGCAATGTAAGCTCATCAGTGCTCATACATAAATATATACACACTGGCAGTAGGAATAGTCATATGCTTACTTAAACTTGTTCAAGGGTGTTGTTTCGGATAGCCAGAGCCACCTAAAATCTCGGTCTTGATATTTTAACCGACAATGCATGATAgctaatatgattaatttaaagTGGTAATTGGGTCAATACTAGAAGATGGTTATAGAATTTTAGTATTTATAAAGTTTGAATGTATTCTTGAGGTAGTCTCCTAACATGAACTTGCTCAACATTGATTTCAACTCAATTTGATTGTTCAaggtggaattctcttcctcaaattttgacacaggTTTTTCTTAAAGTTTTGACACAGGTTGTATCTTGAATCTTCTTGGTAAGTCAAAGTCAGTCTTCTCCTTGAGTTGTATTGACAGAAACTACATCAGCAATGCATCCTAGGGAATCTGAAACTGGCTTCGATGTAGCTTTTGTCACTACTGTAATGCATTCAAAGTAACATGCGTATCTTATTATGCTTTGGGGCTCCCTTTCTATTATCGGTTTCAAGAACAAATGTTCATTGTCATCCCTCATATCGAATAGTATCCTCATTTACATAATGTACTTCCGACGATACAAGATTATTTGCATTCACTTCAACTTCCCTCATCTTATTAACGATTTACAGCAAGGGAAATCCACCGATTAGCAGAAAATATAAGTATATGTGCGCCTCATTGTGAATAAAAAGGCAATTCCAGTCTTGTTTGCTAATTGATCATGAGATTCTAGTCCTGCATGATCTTGCCAAGTTGGAAGAGACAAATTTGAAATCACTCTAATTTCAGCACCAACAGTCGAAAACAATCTCTTCGATTATACCCAAGATGATATCAGATGTTGTCTCACTGGTAATATTGAGAACTTCAAGTCGAAGGTCCATCCAAGGTCGACCATTCAAGTCCTTTTTGACAACCGTATCTAATGTGTTGGGCGATGGTACTTGAAGATGCCATTCGAGGCTCTTGCTTACCTCTTGGATTAAGCCTTCACCTTGAGGGCCAGGTTGGATATTTCGCTTGACGTAGGATAGGCACGAGATGCTTTTCAAGAAGCTCTCGTGTATATCTAAAAGGACTTCATTGATGCAGTCGAATAGAAGCTTAGGATCATCTTGTGGGAAGCAAAAAAAGATTCCTATTTCCTCGTACAAAGATGGTTCAAGTAACTGGTCTTCTATATCCCATTTCATTGGGAATTCATCCACAAGTCCTGAAGCTTCCAAGACTGCTTCGATGTAATCAAACCTAGCTTGACAATCGTCATTTACAACAGGTGATGCTATAAGTCTTCCAGAATTGTTGCCTTCTTGAACAGCTTGTTGATCTTGTACTTGAATATTATCTGCAAAAAGGGATCGAATTTAGGGGTATGCCAAAAAGCAAACGAATCTGTTTCGACTAAAGAATTGATTCTTTTCAATTGCCAGATCATACAATTCTCTATCCCAGTAGAGTCAGGGCTGCTAATATCATCTGATATGAACTTTTCTAGAACAGATACTGGACTTGGTTGCTCTAGTTTTTCATTGATGCTTTCAGGAGCCATTAAGTTTTGCTTGACTAAGCTGCTTGGTCGGGGCTTCGGCTGCGCCACTGCTGTTGACTTCTCTTCAAATATGTCCTAGCAGAACAGTGTAGTTGTAAGACAGGAAATTATTGTTACATCGAGACAACTAATTGGAAAAAAGGTTACCAAGCCACATAATGTAGGTTCATCCAATTGGTTAGATTCTATAGTTCTTTTAGCACCAACTTCTTCGACGATCTCTGCATTTTATGATAAAAGCTTTGATAGGCTTCATAATGAAGTAACAAAAGAAACAACAAAaatgttatttaaatttataaaggcTACCTTGGCTGTTCAAGTCTTTGCTACGGACAAGTAATAGCTCTGATATAGCGGTTCCAACCAGTTCTGCAGCCATGACCAACATTTTACTTTCATCACTTGAATGGACAAGCAAAATGGAACTTCTAAATATTTTGTTTCTAAGGTTATTGATCCCACCTTCATGCTTTAACTGTTGTAGTGATGGATCTTCTATCTCTTTAGGCGGCACAGCAAGCTCCTCATCTCTTTGAGGACTGGATGTAGGAGATAACTCGGTGTATCTTAAGATAGAAAGCATTGTTCCCAATgattttgaaacttcaactctTGGCAAACTATCGACTCTTGTGTTTAGCATCTCAGTGAGATGCTTCTTGGCTTCCTCATATATTGAAGACTCAGATCTTGATGTCGACGGAGAAATATGACTGTTGCTGTTAACTTCAAATTCTTCGGAACTAATGTTCTTACTTTTCCTattatcaaggtatactgatttGGGTTGCTTATTGTCACAAGATAAATTTTCAGATGAGTCACGAGACTCACTAGGCCTAACTGGAATTCTGTGTAGAAGACCATCCATGGAAATAGCATGTCGTGCTTCTCTGCTCTCACCAATTATATGCCGGAGTCTCCTCCTAATTTCTCTTAGGGAAAAATGGGATACAATCCTTTCATCACTGTCGCTTTGTTTAGGGACATGACGGAATTGCGGCACAGAACTTCCAGTAGTTCTCGTTGGGTTTGGCTTCAAAATGACAATTCTATTCAAAGATTTGGAAGTTGGATTTTCTACTGTAGGCTTCGTCCCCTTGGACTTGTCCTTTCTCCAGAAAAAGTTATATCTGTTTTGTTTCTGAGGTAATTGGTTGCGGTCAGACTCGTTGCATTTCCCTGAATTATCATTCTTCTCCACCAACAGCGGGACATTTTCTGTATATCTATCTGATCCCAGTTTGGATGTTTTCCTTACCTGATCACCATGAAGACTTTGAATATGTTTAAACAGAACTGAATCTGGATCTTGGAGGAGCTTGATAAATAACTTCCTATCTGAATCTATAGCAGCTATTGCATCCCTTAACTTTTCCGACCGGAAAATTaatcctccatcattttgttCCTTGACAATGGATTTCTGACTTATCAGCTCAGCAAAATCAGAAAGtgtcttttttaaaaaagagatattTTGATCAAGATGATCATCAAGTTCATGAAGATGGTAGTGACTCCCCAAACTAATACTTTCCAAGGAATGAAGCAAATCAAACTTATTGTCAGCATCTCGGCTAGCTTGTTGGCGAGTATAACTGTAGAATTCTACCAAAAATGCTGCCATGTCAAAGTTAAGAGATCTTTCAGTTTGAGACATCTCTCCTTCCATCAGTGCTTTTATACTTGTTGAACCCACACTAACCTTATCGTCTCTAATTTCATCAAGAAGCTGAGAAAAATAAGGGATTGTTTACTAGCAGCAGAGATGTTAGGGGCGGGCTAACACAAAACTAGgcaataggaatacaaataaaataacTAGCTTGAATATAGTAAACTATATCATTTAGTTCCTCTTCGACTACTACACATACTGTAGAGTTGCTCACTAACCAACGAAAATGACTCACTTGGTCATAAACAAAAAGAATTAAATGGGAGCCTAAATTTTATTCATATTTACTTCAAACATGGATGATGAATCTTCTCTGCGTCTGCAAATTGGATTAGCAACATATGAATCAAAAAGAAAGGTTTGAGGGATTGATGCTAATATCAATCTAATATGTACTATTTCCACCTACAAGATAAATGTCTATGTTTCATCAATATCGCAAGTTTGTTTCTTCGCACATCAGCAAGCGGTGTTCGTCCCAAGTATTGGAGGTTGGCTATTTGGGTCTATGCAAAACTATGCCACTAGAATACTCAGGATATACTAAAACAGCGAGAATTACACAACTAAGACATTCTCAAAAAGTATGGCTGTCTATAGACAACTGATATCTTTAACTACTGATGAAAAAATTGTGTAGACTTACAGTGGCACCTTCATGCTTGTTTTCTGGATTTCTTAGTGCATCGAGCTCAATTCTCGAGTAGCCAGAACCTGAATAACATAAAGAAATAGTTATGAGCTTCTAGTTAGCAAGGCATACAAATagctaaatctaaatctaaatctaaatgaAGGCCTTAATACCGACTAAAAACTTTGCAATTATACATATTTTAATTGCCAAGCCTATTGTTGTTACTTCAATGAAGTGTatatgagagagagagagttgttaGTAACCCCATAATCAATAGCTATAGTTCACACTAAAACTCAAATTCTTACCAATATGGCTAGTACTTTCATGCTTTGTATCTGAAAGTAACTTCTGAATTGGATGGCCTCGACGGAAATCCAACAAGCTGATCAAACCCGAAACACATCCAACATTGCCCTTTAGCTGTCGTGTATGAGGTCTTTTGCCCATAGTCTAACTCCTGTTTCTTTCAGATCCCAGAGACTGTTGAGGAAACAAGG
This region of Zingiber officinale cultivar Zhangliang chromosome 9A, Zo_v1.1, whole genome shotgun sequence genomic DNA includes:
- the LOC122018622 gene encoding uncharacterized protein LOC122018622 isoform X1, whose product is MGKRPHTRQLKGNVGCVSGLISLLDFRRGHPIQKLLSDTKHESTSHIGSGYSRIELDALRNPENKHEGATLLDEIRDDKVSVGSTSIKALMEGEMSQTERSLNFDMAAFLVEFYSYTRQQASRDADNKFDLLHSLESISLGSHYHLHELDDHLDQNISFLKKTLSDFAELISQKSIVKEQNDGGLIFRSEKLRDAIAAIDSDRKLFIKLLQDPDSVLFKHIQSLHGDQVRKTSKLGSDRYTENVPLLVEKNDNSGKCNESDRNQLPQKQNRYNFFWRKDKSKGTKPTVENPTSKSLNRIVILKPNPTRTTGSSVPQFRHVPKQSDSDERIVSHFSLREIRRRLRHIIGESREARHAISMDGLLHRIPVRPSESRDSSENLSCDNKQPKSVYLDNRKSKNISSEEFEVNSNSHISPSTSRSESSIYEEAKKHLTEMLNTRVDSLPRVEVSKSLGTMLSILRYTELSPTSSPQRDEELAVPPKEIEDPSLQQLKHEGGINNLRNKIFRSSILLVHSSDESKMLVMAAELVGTAISELLLVRSKDLNSQEIVEEVGAKRTIESNQLDEPTLCGLDIFEEKSTAVAQPKPRPSSLVKQNLMAPESINEKLEQPSPVSVLEKFISDDISSPDSTGIENYNIQVQDQQAVQEGNNSGRLIASPVVNDDCQARFDYIEAVLEASGLVDEFPMKWDIEDQLLEPSLYEEIGIFFCFPQDDPKLLFDCINEVLLDIHESFLKSISCLSYVKRNIQPGPQGEGLIQEVSKSLEWHLQVPSPNTLDTVVKKDLNGRPWMDLRLEVLNITSETTSDIILGIIEEIVFDCWC